Genomic DNA from Methanothermobacter thermautotrophicus:
GCACGGTAGCAGGGAGGAGGTCCTGAAGAGGATCCAGGAAGCCGCAGTGGATAGGAACCTCCTGCTCGTAGGTGAGGTCTAGGTGATGGTCATGAGGATATGTCTAATTGGCCTGGGAGCTGTTGGTCAGGGATTCCTCAGGGCCGTGCAGATGAAGGAAGGGTATCTGAGGGAGAGGTATGGCCTCGATATAAGGTTCACAGGAGTTGCGGATTCATCTGGAGCCCTCCACGACCCGGATGGCCTTGACATTGAAGGTATACTTGGACACAAGAAGGTGGCGGGGCTGGGGTCACACCCCTCAGGGTATGAGGGGATGACCGGAGAGGAGCTCCTTGATGAGGCTGAATATGACTGCCTGGTGGAGGCGACACCAACAAACATAGAGGACGGTGAACCCGGCAGGACACTTGTACTTAAGGCCATGGGCGACGGTAAGCACGTTGTAACATCAAACAAGGGGCACCTGGCCCTATTCTACTCTGAAATCATGGAGGCGGCTTCTGAGGCGGGTGTTGAGTTCATGTTCGAGGCCTCTGTGGGTGGTGCCATGCCCATAATAAACCTTGCAAGGGACACCCTCTCCTCATGCACCATAGAATCCGTGATAGGTATACTGAACGGCACAACCAACTTCATACTCTCAAGGATGGCCTCTGAGGGATCATCCTACCGGCAGGCCCTAATTGAGGCCCAGGAACTTGGTATTGCGGAGACAAACCCTGCACAGGACGTTGAGGGCACTGATGCAGCCTGCAAGGCTGTAATAATCGCCAATTCAATCCTCAAAAGGCCATGCACCCTCAGGGATGTCAGGGTTGAGGGGATCACCGGGATAACCCAGGGAGCCATTGAACTGGCAGCCCAGGAGGGCTACCTCATAAAACTCATTGCAGAGATTTCAGGGGACAGGCTTGAGGTTGGACCCAGGCTCGTCAGGATTGGGTCACCCTACGCCGTGGATGGGACCCTGAACATGGCGACCCTCAGGACCGACCTTGCAGGTGAGGTGACGGCTGTTGGACGGGGTGCAGGATCCCTTGAGACTGCCTCAGCAATGCTCACTGATACGATAACCATATGGAGGAGGTCCCACGGCCAGTAACTCCTGATGCGGGCTCTCATCAGTCAGGAAATCTAATCCCTTTTAGTGATAACCATGAAGTATGTTATTCTTGTTGGAGACGGGATGGCGGATTACCCCCTCGATGAACTGGACGGCAGAACACCCCTGCAGGTGGCAGATAAGCCCAACATGGACCACCTTGCTGGGATTGGTGCATGTGGCCTCCTCAGGACAGTCCCCGAGGGGATGGAGGCTGGTTCCGATGTCGCAAACCTCAGCATAATGGGCTACGACCCCCGCAGGTACTACACAGGGAGGGGCCCCCTTGAGGCTGCAAGTATAGGGGTTGAGCTGGGCGATGAGGATGTGGCATTCAGATGCAACCTCATAAACGCCGATGAAAGGATAGTGGACTTCAATGCCGGGCACATAGAGACTGCCGAGGCAGCTAGGCTCATAGAAGCCCTCAACAATGAACTTGAAACCAGGGGGAGGTTCTATGCAGGTGTGAGCTACAGGAACCTCTTCGTTATAGAGGGGAGGGGCTACACCTCGGTGAGGGTTGAGCCACCCCACGACATCGTCGGGGAGTCTGTGGCCGCACACCTCCCTGCCGGATCAGAGGAGGCAGACCATATAAGGGAGCTGATGCTGGCATCATCAGACGTACTCAGATCCCATGAGGTTAACCTCAAAAGGGAATCCATGGGCAGAAGACCGGCCACCATGATCTGGCTCTGGGGACAGGGTTTGAAGCCATCAATGGAGCCCCTCGGTGAAAGGTACGGTCTGAGGGGTGCCACAATAACCGCTGTGGACCTGATAAAGGGTCTGGGCGTATATGCGGGCCTTGAAAACATCCATGTCCCGGGGGCTACGGGTTACCTGGACACAGATTACAGGGCCAAGGGTAGATACGCTGCAGGGGCCCTTGAGGAATACGACTTCCTCTACGTCCATGTTGAGGCACCGGATGAGGCAGGGCATGCCGGTGATGCTGAGGAGAA
This window encodes:
- a CDS encoding homoserine dehydrogenase, producing the protein MRICLIGLGAVGQGFLRAVQMKEGYLRERYGLDIRFTGVADSSGALHDPDGLDIEGILGHKKVAGLGSHPSGYEGMTGEELLDEAEYDCLVEATPTNIEDGEPGRTLVLKAMGDGKHVVTSNKGHLALFYSEIMEAASEAGVEFMFEASVGGAMPIINLARDTLSSCTIESVIGILNGTTNFILSRMASEGSSYRQALIEAQELGIAETNPAQDVEGTDAACKAVIIANSILKRPCTLRDVRVEGITGITQGAIELAAQEGYLIKLIAEISGDRLEVGPRLVRIGSPYAVDGTLNMATLRTDLAGEVTAVGRGAGSLETASAMLTDTITIWRRSHGQ
- a CDS encoding cofactor-independent phosphoglycerate mutase, yielding MKYVILVGDGMADYPLDELDGRTPLQVADKPNMDHLAGIGACGLLRTVPEGMEAGSDVANLSIMGYDPRRYYTGRGPLEAASIGVELGDEDVAFRCNLINADERIVDFNAGHIETAEAARLIEALNNELETRGRFYAGVSYRNLFVIEGRGYTSVRVEPPHDIVGESVAAHLPAGSEEADHIRELMLASSDVLRSHEVNLKRESMGRRPATMIWLWGQGLKPSMEPLGERYGLRGATITAVDLIKGLGVYAGLENIHVPGATGYLDTDYRAKGRYAAGALEEYDFLYVHVEAPDEAGHAGDAEEKIRAIENIDRLVLGRILDALSDHEHRIAVLPDHPTPVEIRTHVPDPVPCILAGDGVDVDGVRSYDEFTVREGSLGTWEAHRLIETMVDPAARLRQ